One window of Puntigrus tetrazona isolate hp1 chromosome 14, ASM1883169v1, whole genome shotgun sequence genomic DNA carries:
- the cpeb4a gene encoding cytoplasmic polyadenylation element-binding protein 4 isoform X1, with product MGDYGFLVKNNAANKSVFPVRIHPHLQHPVHHQTAPPSPPAFISNNNTTNGGSVGSAWLFPAVTTHSNMQDDILESETSKAPQPQQESQEGPDKQALSPPGHQEAPGIISELDNAMPEENQLEKGTMENANGKEALRLESPVLSGFDYQETSGIGTLAQSSSSSSSSLTGFSSWSTAIPPNPSTLIEEVGFFNQAATTNSAPPPLLFQSFSHHTSTGFGGNFSHQLGPLSQHHPSPHPHFQHPHNQHRRSSASPHPPPFSHRSAAFNQLPHLGNNLSKPPSPCGSYQSPSSTPSSTSWSPGGGYGGWGSSQGREYRRGLNGGVNPLNSISPLKKSFPNNQTPTQKYPRNNSGFNAKPWMEDTINRNDSIFPFQERSRSFDGFSMHSLENSLIDIMRAEQDSLKARNYGRRRGHSSLFPMEDERSYGEDERSDQSLSGLGSPHSFPHQNGERIERYSRKVFVGGLPPDIDEDEITASFRRFGHLFVDWPHKAESKSYFPPKGYAFLLFQDESSVQALIDACMEEDGKLYLCVSSPTIKDKPVQIRPWNLNDSDFVMDGSQPLDPRKTIFVGGVPRPLRAVELAMIMDRLYGGVCYAGIDTDPELKYPKGAGRVAFSNQQSYIAAISARFVQLQHGEIDKRVEVKPYVLDDQLCDECQGTRCGGKFAPFFCANVTCLQYYCEYCWAAIHSRAGREFHKPLVKEGGDRPRHISFRWN from the exons ATGGGGGATTACGGCTTTCTGGTTAAAAACAACGCTgcaaataaatcagtttttccTGTAAGAATTCATCCACACCTGCAGCATCCGGTCCACCACCAGACAGCACCTCCAAGCCCCCCGGCTTtcatcagcaacaacaacaCTACCAATGGTGGAAGTGTTGGGTCTGCTTGGCTGTTCCCGGCTGTGACGACCCACTCTAACATGCAAGATGATATTTTGGAGTCCGAGACGTCCAAGGCTCCGCAACCGCAACAAGAGAGTCAAGAAGGACCAGATAAGCAGGCGCTCTCTCCGCCAGGTCACCAAGAAGCACCGGGAATCATATCGGAGTTGGATAACGCCATGCCAGAGGAGAACCAGCTGGAGAAAGGGACCATGGAGAACGCCAACGGAAAAGAGGCGCTCCGTCTCGAATCTCCAGTGTTATCAGGGTTTGACTATCAGGAGACGTCCGGTATTGGTACTTTAGCACAGTCTAGTAGCTCTTCTTCATCGTCCCTTACTGGCTTTAGCAGCTGGTCCACTGCTATACCCCCCAACCCTTCCACCTTGATCGAAGAGGTTGGCTTTTTCAATCAGGCTGCTACTACTAACAGTGCTCCTCCTCCGCTGCTATTTCAGAGTTTCTCTCATCACACCAGTACAGGATTCGGGGGGAACTTCTCCCACCAGTTAGGGCCTCTATCTCAGCACCATCCATCTCCTCATCCTCACTTCCAGCACCCTCATAATCAGCACCGCAGGTCCTCGGCCAGCCCCCATCCACCTCCCTTCTCCCACCGCAGTGCTGCTTTCAACCAGTTGCCCCATTTGGGGAACAACCTAAGCAAGCCTCCATCCCCCTGTGGGAGCTATCAGAGCCCCTCGTCCACCCCATCTTCTACTTCATGGAGCCCGGGTGGAGGGTACGGAGGCTGGGGAAGCTCTCAGGGACGGGAGTATCGCCGAGGGCTGAACGGAGGGGTCAATCCCCTCAACTCGATCTCTCCTTTAAAGAAGTCTTTCCCAAATAACCAAACCCCAACGCAGAAGTATCCCCGCAACAACTCTGGCTTCAATGCTAAACCCTGGATGGAGGATACCATAAACCGCAATGACAGCATCTTTCCTTTTCAG GAGCGCAGTCGGTCCTTTGATGGTTTCAGCATGCACTCTCTAGAGAACTCTCTGATCGACATCATGAGAGCCGAGCAGGATTCCTTGAAAG CGAGGAATTACGGGAGGCGACGAG GTCACTCATCGTTGTTTCCCATGGAGGATGAACGGTCTTACGGCGAGGATGAGAGGTCTGATCAGAGTCTGAGCGGACTGGGCTCACCACATAGTTTCCCTCACCAAAATGGCGAACGCATTGAACGCTATTCTCGCAAGGTCTTTGTTGGAGGTCTGCCTCCGGATATAGATGAAG ACGAGATCACTGCCAGTTTCCGACGCTTTGGACACTTGTTTGTGGACTGGCCTCACAAAGCAGAAAGCAAATCGTATTTTCCTCCGAAAG GTTATGCCTTCCTTCTGTTTCAAGACGAGAGCTCGGTCCAGGCGCTGATAGACGCTTGTATGGAAGAGGATGGGAAGCTCTATCTCTGTGTGTCCAGCCCTACAATCAAAGACAAGCCA GTCCAGATACGACCCTGGAATTTGAATGACAGTGACTTTGTGATGGATGGCTCTCAGCCCCTTGACCCCAGAAAAACTATCTTTGTTGGAGGAGTTCCACGACCTCTACGAGCTG TGGAGCTCGCAATGATTATGGACAGACTGTATGGCGGGGTGTGCTATGCTGGCATTGACACTGACCCTGAGCTGAAGTATCCTAAAGGGGCTGGACGAGTGGCCTTCTCCAACCAGCAGAGCTACATTGCTGCTATCAGCGCTCGCTTTGTGCAACTGCAACATGGAGAGATCGATAAACGG GTGGAAGTGAAGCCATATGTACTGGATGACCAGCTGTGTGATGAGTGTCAGGGCACACGTTGTGGGGGCAAGTTCGCCCCGTTCTTCTGTGCTAATGTCACTTGTCTTCAGTACTACTGTGAATACTGCTGGGCAGCCATTCACTCGCGTGCCGGACGGGAGTTTCACAAGCCTCTAGTGAAGGAGGGAGGAGACCGGCCTCGCCACATCTCCTTCCGCTGGAACTGA
- the cpeb4a gene encoding cytoplasmic polyadenylation element-binding protein 4 isoform X2 translates to MGDYGFLVKNNAANKSVFPVRIHPHLQHPVHHQTAPPSPPAFISNNNTTNGGSVGSAWLFPAVTTHSNMQDDILESETSKAPQPQQESQEGPDKQALSPPGHQEAPGIISELDNAMPEENQLEKGTMENANGKEALRLESPVLSGFDYQETSGIGTLAQSSSSSSSSLTGFSSWSTAIPPNPSTLIEEVGFFNQAATTNSAPPPLLFQSFSHHTSTGFGGNFSHQLGPLSQHHPSPHPHFQHPHNQHRRSSASPHPPPFSHRSAAFNQLPHLGNNLSKPPSPCGSYQSPSSTPSSTSWSPGGGYGGWGSSQGREYRRGLNGGVNPLNSISPLKKSFPNNQTPTQKYPRNNSGFNAKPWMEDTINRNDSIFPFQERSRSFDGFSMHSLENSLIDIMRAEQDSLKGHSSLFPMEDERSYGEDERSDQSLSGLGSPHSFPHQNGERIERYSRKVFVGGLPPDIDEDEITASFRRFGHLFVDWPHKAESKSYFPPKGYAFLLFQDESSVQALIDACMEEDGKLYLCVSSPTIKDKPVQIRPWNLNDSDFVMDGSQPLDPRKTIFVGGVPRPLRAVELAMIMDRLYGGVCYAGIDTDPELKYPKGAGRVAFSNQQSYIAAISARFVQLQHGEIDKRVEVKPYVLDDQLCDECQGTRCGGKFAPFFCANVTCLQYYCEYCWAAIHSRAGREFHKPLVKEGGDRPRHISFRWN, encoded by the exons ATGGGGGATTACGGCTTTCTGGTTAAAAACAACGCTgcaaataaatcagtttttccTGTAAGAATTCATCCACACCTGCAGCATCCGGTCCACCACCAGACAGCACCTCCAAGCCCCCCGGCTTtcatcagcaacaacaacaCTACCAATGGTGGAAGTGTTGGGTCTGCTTGGCTGTTCCCGGCTGTGACGACCCACTCTAACATGCAAGATGATATTTTGGAGTCCGAGACGTCCAAGGCTCCGCAACCGCAACAAGAGAGTCAAGAAGGACCAGATAAGCAGGCGCTCTCTCCGCCAGGTCACCAAGAAGCACCGGGAATCATATCGGAGTTGGATAACGCCATGCCAGAGGAGAACCAGCTGGAGAAAGGGACCATGGAGAACGCCAACGGAAAAGAGGCGCTCCGTCTCGAATCTCCAGTGTTATCAGGGTTTGACTATCAGGAGACGTCCGGTATTGGTACTTTAGCACAGTCTAGTAGCTCTTCTTCATCGTCCCTTACTGGCTTTAGCAGCTGGTCCACTGCTATACCCCCCAACCCTTCCACCTTGATCGAAGAGGTTGGCTTTTTCAATCAGGCTGCTACTACTAACAGTGCTCCTCCTCCGCTGCTATTTCAGAGTTTCTCTCATCACACCAGTACAGGATTCGGGGGGAACTTCTCCCACCAGTTAGGGCCTCTATCTCAGCACCATCCATCTCCTCATCCTCACTTCCAGCACCCTCATAATCAGCACCGCAGGTCCTCGGCCAGCCCCCATCCACCTCCCTTCTCCCACCGCAGTGCTGCTTTCAACCAGTTGCCCCATTTGGGGAACAACCTAAGCAAGCCTCCATCCCCCTGTGGGAGCTATCAGAGCCCCTCGTCCACCCCATCTTCTACTTCATGGAGCCCGGGTGGAGGGTACGGAGGCTGGGGAAGCTCTCAGGGACGGGAGTATCGCCGAGGGCTGAACGGAGGGGTCAATCCCCTCAACTCGATCTCTCCTTTAAAGAAGTCTTTCCCAAATAACCAAACCCCAACGCAGAAGTATCCCCGCAACAACTCTGGCTTCAATGCTAAACCCTGGATGGAGGATACCATAAACCGCAATGACAGCATCTTTCCTTTTCAG GAGCGCAGTCGGTCCTTTGATGGTTTCAGCATGCACTCTCTAGAGAACTCTCTGATCGACATCATGAGAGCCGAGCAGGATTCCTTGAAAG GTCACTCATCGTTGTTTCCCATGGAGGATGAACGGTCTTACGGCGAGGATGAGAGGTCTGATCAGAGTCTGAGCGGACTGGGCTCACCACATAGTTTCCCTCACCAAAATGGCGAACGCATTGAACGCTATTCTCGCAAGGTCTTTGTTGGAGGTCTGCCTCCGGATATAGATGAAG ACGAGATCACTGCCAGTTTCCGACGCTTTGGACACTTGTTTGTGGACTGGCCTCACAAAGCAGAAAGCAAATCGTATTTTCCTCCGAAAG GTTATGCCTTCCTTCTGTTTCAAGACGAGAGCTCGGTCCAGGCGCTGATAGACGCTTGTATGGAAGAGGATGGGAAGCTCTATCTCTGTGTGTCCAGCCCTACAATCAAAGACAAGCCA GTCCAGATACGACCCTGGAATTTGAATGACAGTGACTTTGTGATGGATGGCTCTCAGCCCCTTGACCCCAGAAAAACTATCTTTGTTGGAGGAGTTCCACGACCTCTACGAGCTG TGGAGCTCGCAATGATTATGGACAGACTGTATGGCGGGGTGTGCTATGCTGGCATTGACACTGACCCTGAGCTGAAGTATCCTAAAGGGGCTGGACGAGTGGCCTTCTCCAACCAGCAGAGCTACATTGCTGCTATCAGCGCTCGCTTTGTGCAACTGCAACATGGAGAGATCGATAAACGG GTGGAAGTGAAGCCATATGTACTGGATGACCAGCTGTGTGATGAGTGTCAGGGCACACGTTGTGGGGGCAAGTTCGCCCCGTTCTTCTGTGCTAATGTCACTTGTCTTCAGTACTACTGTGAATACTGCTGGGCAGCCATTCACTCGCGTGCCGGACGGGAGTTTCACAAGCCTCTAGTGAAGGAGGGAGGAGACCGGCCTCGCCACATCTCCTTCCGCTGGAACTGA
- the si:ch211-277c7.7 gene encoding uncharacterized protein si:ch211-277c7.7, protein MAAFRKLLYAPRFDTQSPQTDKESVFNGENKHRKLNELAQEATPLLFLDDTSPQITPYFSRSAKTNHLLRLYADMRSTVNLRASKGGKSRRAKRVTYEGEGVQPRMWYGFTAFRFHYHDLSCFARLRQSRSRTKQDVLRTIRRMVEENRVIRGRLLTLRQQSRCK, encoded by the exons ATGGCAGCTTTCCGTAAATTACTCTACGCACCGCGCTTCGACACTCAGTCGCCTCAAACCGACAAGGAATCGGTATTTAACGGAGAGAACAAACACCGTAAACTAAACGAGCTGGCCCAAGAGGCGACTCCATTACTTTTCCTCGACGATACAAGTCCCCAAATAACACCGTACTTTTCGAGAAGTGCGAAAACAAACCATCTTTTGAGGTTGTACGCCGATATGAGATCAACGGTCAACCTGAGGGCTTCTAAAGGCGGGAAATCACGGCGCGCCAAACGCGTGACTTACGAAGGTGAAGGAGTGCAGCCACGTA TGTGGTACGGTTTCACGGCTTTTCGTTTTCATTATCATGACCTATCTTGTTTTGCGCGCCTACGTCAGTCCAGATCCCGAACTAAACAGGACGTATTGAGGACGATCAGGAGAATGGTGGAGGAGAACAGGGTCATCAGAGGGCGGTTACTCACCTTGAGGCAGCAGAGTCGATGCAAATGA